One segment of Belonocnema kinseyi isolate 2016_QV_RU_SX_M_011 chromosome 7, B_treatae_v1, whole genome shotgun sequence DNA contains the following:
- the LOC117176138 gene encoding 39S ribosomal protein L55, mitochondrial, with the protein MIPRVQTLLRITETAPFLERKFNCWSAAITKKHRATYLRTYPVSLVFANGSTINIQYHEPRRIIKLPVDLSLLTDAERKAKIESRKQKTKIKIQEEIEDDFDEDKYIKLSNR; encoded by the coding sequence atgataCCAAGGGTACAAACTCTCTTAAGGATTACCGAAACCGCTCCTTTCCTTGAaaggaaattcaactgttggtcAGCAGCCATCACAAAAAAGCACAGAGCCACATATTTAAGAACCTACCCTGTTTCTCTCGTTTTTGCCAATGGCAGCACTATAAATATCCAATACCACGAGCCAAGGAGGATAATTAAACTTCCGGTGGATCTCTCGCTGCTCACCGATGCAGAACGCAAAGCCAAAATCGAAAGTCGTAAACAAAagacgaaaataaaaatacaggaGGAAATAGAGGATGATTTCGACGAGGACAAATACATCAAATTATCTAACAGATAG